The following nucleotide sequence is from Corylus avellana chromosome ca7, CavTom2PMs-1.0.
CCACTAACACAATCAGATCTTCCAAAGCCTTCTTCctatctcttttttctccaaaaaaaaaaaaaaaaaaaaaagttaattaattataagtaacaaaaaactaaaaaataatattagaaaaaaaacaatatcgtttgaaactttttctttaatataatatttgacCTTTATTTTTAgtagtattattttattgatCCATtatccaaggaaaaaaaatcatggggGTGAACTttaatgatattattattattctgctTTTTGAaactttcttttcaaaatattttatttacatATGCAGACTTTAATAATttgagattgaaaaaaatattgaatgacTTAAATGATGTAATTaaggataattttttatattagagTAGTGCATGGATCCCTCTGGTTTCTGACAACAGCATACTTTTATCTTATTCGGATTAATTAGGCTTAAGTCATATATGTAGAAATAACAACAATatattttccattaaaaaaatgtacGGTTTAGACTTAATTACTCGGTCGTCATCAACGAGATCACTTTATCATATATTTTGACAGATTCAATGTTACTATTGACTTTCGGTTGCAAAAGCTCGATAGCAGATTTGGAGAAAAGGTGATGGAACTTTTAGCATTTAATTCAACTTTGGGTCCAACAAATGCCTATAAATCCTTTAGCATTGTTtccaagaagtagctcaatcgactaagACCACATTTAATGAAGTGGAgctcactagttcgaatctcctaacattgatgatatatataatcttgtgaaaaaagtattattctcttgattttttttttgagcatgtggaaattaatttaagatttttgttgaaatattttgaatttgatatgtTTAATCATCCgaaattataaaatttgtttttcattgtaGAATTATGTCGATGATTGATAGAGACAGAAAATCAAAGACATATCATCTTATTGATATATTGATTTGTCTTGTTTTGACTCTTCCGGTGTCAATAGCAATTACCTAATAagcatttttaattataaaagttGTTAAAACAAGATTTCGCTGCAAAATCGAGAATGAATTTCTTGCAAATAATTTAATTGTTcatattgaaaggaaaattgttaaaatcttCAATTCAAATTCGATAATTAATGATTCGTTTTTCTAAATGAGCGTAGACAACAATTTTAAGGGTAAGGATTATCTTCATTTTATGGTCAGAATTTAAAGTTAGTGTATCTAACTGTGTacatcattatttaatttttttaaaagatgtgcCAAAATTAATATCATGTACACCATTTGATATACcaattttaaatcatgatcatgaaatgaagatgatctgCTTCCTAATTTTATACACCTTATcgttttgtaattttgtattaGTGTGTAGTGCATAATATGCATGAAGTTTgctagatatatattttttttttttgtgattctTGTGTTGTAAAatagggtaaagttcacttaaccgcctcaaactaccactacaataacaatctaccccataaactatcaattacgacaatttacccccaaattaccaaaacaatgacaatgtacctcaaatttttaaaaaatgataaaattacccttactaaaacaaaaataaaaacacgaaaatttaattttctttcaaatttttaagaatatttttgtcttattaaaatcttataagggtaatttcatcattttactaatattggggggtacattgtcattgttttggtagtttgggaggtaaattgtcgcaattgatagtttgatgggtagattgtcattagagtgatagtttgaggggattaagtagactttaccctataaaatactttatttttttattttgaattgtatttaccatatttttattttattttcttatatataaatataatttttatttcgcCAAATATGTTTAAGCATGGCGGTTACCTCCGGATAAAATTGTTAGATTTATCATAATATCATGTAATTAATTAACACGAAATATATTTCCTTACACATGCAACGATTCGTCTGTCAGACTGTCAGCTACAGAATAAACTGCCTGCCGGGACGTCACCCTCTCGAAAGTATACAGAGCAAGTGTTGGACATATTTTATTCTCCCTAACAACTTGCTCTAATCACTACTTTTAATGCTTAAAGCAACCAAACCCCAcgtcaaataattttttttttcttcttcaacccCTAATTTTAAGCTATATAAatagacttttaaaattaatattaaaccaaaatttaataataattaatcccaaaaattcTAGTTATAGCGTTACTTCATTAGAGCTTGTTTGgtattgcgtttgagaaatagagcttttaagtcaaaaagaacttttgtgcaaaaatttcattttaaagcttttgccaaaaatatttttttttagcatttttaggctttttgaaccattaaaagcgctttaaattttttttctttaaacggactttttaagtgttaaaaatacttttagacttctcaaacgcaatctcaaacgctatcccaaacagactcttagtatataattttttttttattgattttattttcacaattaAATGCAACAATTTttaagtcataaaaaaaaaagaaaaaaaaaaaaaagtagagaagGGTATTCCCACACTACTCTACACAGAATTAGTGCGAGTGCTCATTGAATATATTGACGACAATCCCAAGTGGTGAAAACTGTTTGATCCAATCCTTTTACAGACACGAGGAACATTAAAACCTCACCATTAAAATTGATTCATCAGAGATGGGTGCAGCCAGCAGCAGGAGATGATCTCCCACCACTCCcacaaatatttatattatataataagaaatttattttccattCAGTTGCTGAGGCACAAAATCCAAAGACTTTTAAACCCCCACGCACACCTTCTTAAATGTACGGCTAAAATGTCAACGCTTGTAAACAAAACCCTGCCATCCCTTGTCTTCTCTCTCAGAAAAAAGGGCATTTAAAAAGCCCAACACGGCAACACCTCTCACTCCCCCCACCACCACCATTCTCTCTCAAAATCCTgcgagagagaaacagagaaacaGAGACAGAGTTATGAAGCTTGTTTGGTCCCCAGAAACAGCGTCAAAAGCTTATATAGACACCGTCAAATCAGTAAGAGCTCTAAAACCGGCGACCCCTTTGCCcggtaaaatgttttttaaccGTCGACATGATACTAATTAACCCCACAACTTTTCCTTCATTTACGTGCAGTGTCGGAGTTTCAAAGAACATTCCGGGGTGGAGGAGCTGCTGTCGGCGATGGCCGCCGGCTGGAATGCGAAGCTGATCGTCCAAGCGTGGCTCCGCGGGGAGCCAATCCCGACGAGCATCGGCCTCGCCATAGCCGCCCGCCACGCTTGCGGACGCCACGTGTGCATAGTCCCGGACGAGCAGTCGAGACAGGAGTACGTCGAGGCCGTACGGGCGTACGCCGACGGGTCTCCGGCGACGGAGGTGGTGGTGGGAGAGGCTGAGGCGGCGATGGAGGGGCTGGTGGGGGTGGATTTTCTGGTGGTGGATTGCGAGCGCGGAGACTTCGCGAGGGTTTTGAGGGTTGCTAGGCTGAGCCCGAGAGGTGCGGTTTTGGCATGCAAAAACGCGTGCAAAGGAAACGTTTCGGGGTTTGGATGGCATGGGGCGCTTGAGAGTGGGACACGTGTGGTGAGGACCGTGCTTTTGCCGATGGGGAAGGGATCCGGGTTGGATATTGCCCATATAGGGAGCAAAGGTACCGGGCCTCCGGTCTCCAGGAAGGGTCCTAGCCGTTGGATCAAGCACATCGATGCGCGCTCCGGTGAGGAGCATTTGTTCCGGTGGtgatttcttttatatatatataaattacaataaataacataaaGTTCATCCTTTTCCATGGCTGAAATACGAGATGGGCTGCAACTGCAAGAATAATGTTACCTCGGGCTAGTGGGTGAGAAGCAGAGGTAAAACATATGTATTTACCTatgtatttgtatatatatatatatatatatatatatgaacattaATGTATA
It contains:
- the LOC132188350 gene encoding uncharacterized protein LOC132188350 — its product is MKLVWSPETASKAYIDTVKSCRSFKEHSGVEELLSAMAAGWNAKLIVQAWLRGEPIPTSIGLAIAARHACGRHVCIVPDEQSRQEYVEAVRAYADGSPATEVVVGEAEAAMEGLVGVDFLVVDCERGDFARVLRVARLSPRGAVLACKNACKGNVSGFGWHGALESGTRVVRTVLLPMGKGSGLDIAHIGSKGTGPPVSRKGPSRWIKHIDARSGEEHLFRW